A portion of the Fusobacterium nucleatum genome contains these proteins:
- the carS gene encoding coaggregation-regulating histidine kinase CarS — MFLKKMNRLLSRIPVSIRVTVWFTAVIVFLFSIVLSSAILLEDRYINNSSTEELVIAVEKIYEDPDEFENFNDGIYYIKYNENNEIIAGKIPKDFDLTLAFSIEDINTYQIENKKFLYYDTRLKNTGDWIRGIYPLNRFQNDISKMWDIVFYYISPLFIAFVAFVGYKIVKNAFKPVKKISETALAIKKSKNFSRRIELDYSEDEIHKMASAFNEMLDTVEEVFIHEKQFSSDVSHELRTPITVISAQSEYALDYVETIDEAKESFEVINRQAKKMTNLINQIMELSKMERQNEIEKDRINFSNIILQLLEDYKNLLENNNIELIINIEKDLRIYGNKIMLERLFINLFTNAMKFTKTTIKVSLNRINKEVILQIKDDGVGIAKKDQKYIWDRFFQTNDSRNKDKNKGSGLGLSMVNRIVQLHSATIEVESETGEGSCFIVRFPI; from the coding sequence ATGTTCTTAAAGAAGATGAATAGACTACTTTCAAGAATTCCAGTGAGTATAAGAGTAACAGTTTGGTTTACTGCTGTTATTGTATTTTTATTTAGTATAGTGCTTTCATCAGCTATTCTTCTGGAAGATAGATATATTAATAACAGTAGTACAGAAGAACTTGTCATTGCAGTAGAAAAAATTTATGAAGATCCTGATGAATTTGAAAATTTTAATGATGGAATTTATTATATAAAGTATAATGAAAATAATGAGATTATAGCAGGAAAAATTCCAAAAGATTTTGACTTAACTTTAGCATTTTCAATAGAAGATATTAATACATACCAAATAGAAAATAAAAAATTTTTATATTATGATACAAGATTAAAAAATACAGGAGATTGGATTAGAGGAATATATCCATTGAATAGATTTCAAAATGATATATCCAAAATGTGGGATATAGTATTTTATTATATATCTCCTTTATTTATAGCTTTTGTTGCTTTTGTAGGATATAAAATAGTTAAAAATGCTTTTAAACCAGTTAAAAAAATATCAGAGACTGCATTAGCTATTAAGAAAAGTAAAAATTTTTCAAGAAGGATAGAGTTAGATTACAGTGAAGATGAAATTCATAAGATGGCTTCAGCATTTAATGAAATGTTAGATACTGTTGAAGAAGTTTTTATTCATGAAAAGCAATTTAGTTCAGATGTATCTCATGAATTGAGAACACCAATAACAGTTATTTCAGCTCAAAGTGAATATGCTTTAGATTATGTAGAAACAATAGATGAAGCTAAGGAATCCTTTGAGGTTATTAATAGACAAGCAAAAAAAATGACTAATTTAATAAATCAAATTATGGAACTTTCTAAAATGGAAAGACAGAATGAAATAGAAAAAGATAGAATAAATTTTTCAAATATAATTTTACAATTATTAGAAGATTATAAAAATTTATTAGAAAATAATAACATAGAATTGATTATAAATATTGAAAAAGATTTAAGAATCTATGGAAATAAAATTATGCTTGAAAGGTTGTTTATAAATCTTTTTACAAATGCAATGAAATTTACTAAGACAACTATTAAAGTTTCTTTAAATAGAATAAATAAAGAAGTTATTCTACAAATTAAAGATGATGGTGTTGGAATAGCAAAAAAAGACCAAAAATATATTTGGGATAGATTTTTTCAAACAAATGATTCTAGAAACAAAGATAAAAATAAGGGAAGTGGTTTAGGACTCTCAATGGTAAATAGGATAGTACAGTTGCATTCTGCAACAATAGAAGTTGAAAGTGAAACAGGAGAAGGATCTTGCTTTATTGTAAGATTTCCAATATAA
- a CDS encoding M20 metallopeptidase family protein, whose product MEEKIKKLSEKYLERVMELRRELHQYPELGFDLFKTAEIVKKELDRIGIPYKSEIAKTGIVATIKANKPGKTVLLRADMDALPITEESRCTFKSTHDGKMHACGHDGHTAGLLGAGMILNELKDELSGTIKLLFQPAEEGPGGAKPMIDEGVLENPKVDAAFGCHVWPSVKAGHIAIKDGDMMTHTTSFDVIFQGKGGHASQPEKTVDPVIIACQAVTNFQNVISRNISTLRPAVLSCCSIHAGDAHNIIPDKLVLKGTIRTFDEGITDQIVDRMDEILKGLTTAYGASYEFLVDRMYPALKNDHELFVFSKNALEKILGKDCIEVMDDPVMGSEDFAYFGKQVPSFFFFVGINDEQLENENMLHHPKLFWNEKNLITNMKTLSQLAVEFLNK is encoded by the coding sequence ATGGAAGAAAAAATAAAAAAATTATCTGAAAAATATTTAGAAAGAGTTATGGAACTTAGAAGAGAACTTCACCAATATCCAGAACTTGGTTTTGACTTATTTAAAACAGCTGAAATAGTAAAAAAAGAATTAGATAGAATAGGTATTCCGTATAAATCAGAAATTGCTAAAACAGGAATTGTTGCAACTATTAAAGCAAATAAGCCTGGTAAGACTGTACTTTTAAGAGCTGATATGGATGCTTTACCAATAACAGAAGAAAGTAGATGTACTTTTAAATCAACTCATGATGGAAAAATGCATGCCTGTGGACATGATGGACATACAGCTGGACTTCTTGGGGCTGGAATGATTTTAAATGAGTTAAAAGATGAACTTTCAGGAACTATAAAATTACTTTTTCAACCTGCTGAGGAAGGTCCTGGTGGAGCAAAGCCAATGATAGACGAGGGTGTATTAGAAAATCCAAAAGTGGATGCAGCTTTTGGTTGCCATGTTTGGCCTAGTGTCAAAGCTGGACATATAGCAATTAAAGATGGAGATATGATGACACATACTACTTCATTTGATGTTATATTCCAAGGTAAAGGTGGACATGCTTCACAACCTGAAAAAACAGTTGACCCTGTTATTATTGCTTGTCAAGCTGTAACTAATTTTCAAAATGTAATAAGTAGAAATATTTCCACTTTGAGACCTGCTGTTTTATCTTGTTGTAGTATTCATGCAGGAGATGCACATAATATAATACCTGATAAATTAGTTTTAAAAGGAACTATAAGAACTTTTGATGAAGGAATTACAGATCAAATTGTTGATAGAATGGATGAAATTTTAAAAGGACTTACCACTGCCTATGGAGCTTCATATGAATTTTTAGTAGATAGAATGTATCCAGCATTAAAAAATGACCATGAACTATTTGTTTTTTCTAAAAATGCCTTAGAAAAAATTTTAGGAAAAGATTGCATAGAAGTTATGGATGATCCTGTTATGGGTTCTGAAGATTTTGCATACTTTGGTAAACAAGTTCCATCGTTCTTCTTCTTTGTTGGTATCAATGATGAACAATTAGAAAATGAAAATATGCTTCATCATCCAAAATTGTTCTGGAATGAAAAAAATCTAATTACAAATATGAAAACTCTATCTCAATTAGCAGTAGAATTTTTAAATAAATAA
- a CDS encoding AbgT family transporter: METNKKIEKEKLSLLNKMLNKVEVVGNKMPDPTTIFVILCILIFIISFILSKFGVSVEHPGTKEIIKAENLLSSDNLKAVLVSTVKVFQTFPPLGAVLVTMIGIGLADKSGYLEVLLTLSIKKVPKKLIYFTVVFAGLVFTAIGDGGFIVLPPLAAIIFINIKKNPLVGIFLSFAGAAIGFCSGFFVGMNDILLSSFTNPAAQILEPAFQKSPTMTIYFNMANALLQIFIITWVTIKFIEPRFPVNEEHFKENASTEIGDLEKKGVKYASISFLLFVAFIVFLAIGPNAFLKDENDSLISVNSPLMGGLIFFMSVAFLIPGFVYGKITKKIKSDKDAVKLIATSLSEMGGYILIVFVAAQFLNLFTKSNLGIIMAIKGANLIKAAGFKGLPLIITYVILVAFINLFIGSASAKWAILSPIFIPMFMLLGYDPALTQMAYRIGDSSTNMISPLFPYVPLLLAVANKYDKNFGLGTLMANMLPYSFITLIGSLLLFTAFFIFNIPFGI; the protein is encoded by the coding sequence ATGGAAACGAATAAAAAAATTGAAAAAGAAAAATTGAGTTTGCTAAACAAAATGTTAAACAAAGTTGAAGTAGTTGGAAATAAAATGCCAGATCCTACAACAATTTTTGTAATCTTATGTATTTTAATTTTTATTATTTCATTTATATTAAGTAAGTTTGGAGTTTCAGTAGAACATCCAGGTACAAAAGAAATTATAAAAGCAGAAAATTTATTAAGTTCTGATAATTTGAAAGCTGTTTTAGTTTCTACTGTAAAAGTATTCCAAACATTCCCACCATTAGGTGCTGTATTAGTAACAATGATTGGAATAGGACTAGCTGATAAAAGTGGTTACCTAGAAGTTCTATTGACATTGTCAATAAAAAAAGTACCTAAAAAATTAATTTACTTTACAGTTGTGTTTGCAGGTTTAGTTTTTACAGCTATTGGTGATGGTGGTTTTATAGTGTTGCCTCCACTAGCTGCAATAATTTTTATAAATATAAAAAAGAATCCTCTAGTTGGAATATTTTTATCGTTTGCAGGTGCTGCAATAGGTTTTTGTTCAGGATTTTTTGTTGGAATGAATGATATACTTTTAAGTTCATTTACTAATCCAGCAGCTCAAATATTGGAGCCAGCTTTCCAAAAAAGTCCCACTATGACTATTTATTTTAATATGGCAAATGCTCTATTACAAATTTTTATAATTACTTGGGTGACTATAAAATTTATTGAACCAAGATTTCCTGTAAATGAAGAACATTTTAAAGAGAATGCTAGTACAGAAATTGGTGATTTAGAAAAGAAAGGTGTAAAATATGCTAGTATTTCTTTCTTGTTATTTGTAGCTTTTATTGTATTTTTAGCAATAGGTCCTAACGCTTTTTTAAAGGATGAAAATGACTCTTTGATTTCTGTAAATTCTCCTTTAATGGGTGGATTAATTTTCTTTATGTCTGTAGCCTTTTTAATACCAGGTTTTGTTTATGGTAAGATTACTAAAAAAATTAAAAGTGATAAAGATGCTGTAAAATTAATTGCAACTTCTCTTAGTGAAATGGGAGGTTATATATTAATTGTCTTTGTAGCAGCACAATTTTTAAATCTATTTACTAAAAGTAATTTAGGTATAATAATGGCAATAAAAGGTGCAAACTTAATAAAAGCAGCAGGTTTTAAAGGTTTACCTCTTATAATAACTTATGTAATTTTAGTTGCTTTTATCAACTTATTTATAGGAAGTGCCTCTGCAAAATGGGCAATTTTATCACCTATATTTATTCCAATGTTTATGCTATTAGGTTATGACCCAGCTTTAACTCAAATGGCTTATAGAATAGGAGATTCATCTACAAATATGATTTCACCTCTTTTCCCTTATGTTCCATTGCTATTAGCAGTAGCAAATAAATATGATAAAAACTTTGGTTTAGGAACTTTGATGGCTAATATGCTTCCTTATTCTTTTATAACATTAATTGGAAGTCTTTTATTATTTACTGCTTTCTTTATTTTTAATATTCCATTTGGAATATAA
- a CDS encoding winged helix-turn-helix transcriptional regulator gives MLKKDLPACPVELTLLLISNKWKVLIIRDLLDGTKRFSELKKSINNISQKVLTSNLREMEENDLLTRKVYPEVPPRVEYTLTDIGYSLKTLLDDMDKWGTWYRSEVS, from the coding sequence ATGTTGAAAAAAGATTTACCAGCTTGTCCTGTAGAATTAACATTGCTTTTAATTTCAAATAAATGGAAGGTTTTAATTATAAGAGATTTATTAGATGGAACAAAAAGATTTAGTGAGTTGAAAAAATCAATAAATAATATTTCACAAAAAGTTTTAACTTCTAATTTAAGAGAGATGGAAGAAAACGATTTACTTACTAGAAAAGTTTATCCAGAAGTTCCACCAAGAGTTGAATATACACTAACTGATATTGGATATAGTTTAAAAACACTTTTAGATGATATGGATAAATGGGGAACTTGGTATAGGAGTGAAGTGAGTTAA